One window from the genome of Rhodobacteraceae bacterium S2214 encodes:
- a CDS encoding phosphoribosyl-ATP diphosphatase — translation MSIHDLAATIAARKGADPDSSWTAKLLAKGPEKCAEKFGEEAIEAIIEAIKGDKAKLTSEAADAIYHLLVMCAARDVTLADIEAELASRTTQSGIAEKASR, via the coding sequence ATGAGCATTCACGACCTCGCCGCCACAATCGCCGCCCGCAAAGGCGCAGATCCGGACAGCAGCTGGACCGCAAAACTGCTCGCTAAGGGGCCGGAAAAGTGCGCGGAAAAATTCGGTGAAGAAGCAATTGAAGCGATCATCGAAGCCATAAAAGGCGACAAAGCGAAACTGACCTCGGAAGCCGCTGATGCGATTTACCACTTGCTGGTGATGTGCGCCGCGCGTGATGTCACACTCGCCGACATCGAAGCCGAACTCGCATCGCGGACCACACAGTCTGGCATCGCCGAAAAGGCGTCCCGCTAA